Within the Kingella potus genome, the region GCCACATGCTGCGCCTCTACACCAGCTACAAACTGCCCGTGGGCAACGGCAAATGGACGGTCGGCGGCGGCGCGAGCATCCAGAGCAAAACCAGCAGCCTGGCCGACGTGAAGCAGGGCGGCTATATGCTGATGAATGCCAACGTGCAGTACAGGCCGTCTGAAAACCTGTCTCTCGCCCTCATCGGCAGCAACCTGACCAACCGCCGCTATTATGAAAACCAACGCACCCGCGTCAACGGCGGCAACAACTTCTACGGCGAACCGCGCAACCTGATGTTCAAAGTGGACTACAAGTTCTAAACCGCAGCAAACAGGCCGTCTGAAAACCGATTTTCAGACGGCCTTTTCCCCTTTGTACCGCCGAACAAAACAGCAAAGCGGCCAAGCCGCAGATTGTTTGTTTTGTCCCGCCCCTCCGCGCCGCGCCGAGCCGTATGTCCGTCCGGACGGCCGCAATCCCCATTTCCCAAGCCCCAACATGAAAACCATCCGCCGCTTCCTCTCCCTCGCCGCCCCGTTCTGGTGGCGCGGCAATCCCTGGGCCAACTGGCTGCTGCTTGCCGCCGTAGTCGGCTTTTCGCTGGCCATCGTGCGCGTAGGCGTGCTGATTACCGAATGGAACAAAACCTTTTACGACGCGCTGGCCGCATTCGACAGCAGGGCCATGCCCGCGCTGGTGTTGGAATTTCTCGTCTATATCGCCCTCGTAACCGCCTTTGTCGCCTGCGGCAACTGGCTGCGCAAAGTGCTGCTGTTCCGCTGGCGCACGCACCTCACGCGCCAATTCGAGCAAAACTGGCTCGGCAGCCGAAAACACTACCGCCTGCAACTGTCCGGCGAGCCGGACAACCCCGACCAGCGCATCGCCGAAGACATCGCCATGCTGTCGGAAAAAAGCATCGACCTTTTCAAATACTTCATCATGAACGCCGCCAAACTCGGCGCGTTTGTCGCCATTTTGTGGCAGCTCTCCGGCGTGCAGAGCTTCACGCTGGCCGGCTACAGCCTCACCGTCAAAGGCTATCTCGTCTGGATCGCGCTGGCCTATTCCGCCGCCTGCACCCTGCTCACCCACCTTATCGGCCGCAAGCTGCAGCCCTTGAACGTCGAACGCCAGCACCGCGAAGCCGACTACCGCGCCACACTCCTGCGCGTGCGCGACCACGCCGAACAAATCGCCCTCTATCGCGGCGAAGCGGCCGAACAAGGCCGCCTGAACGCCCGTTTTGCCGCCATCGCAAACAACTGGCGCGGCCTGATACGGCGCGAGTTTTATCTGGAAAGCTTCTCCGCCGCCTACCTGCGCCTGTCCATGTTCATCCCCATCATCGCCACCCTGCCGATGTATCTCGCCCAAACCATGAGCTTCGGCGACATGATGAAGGCCCGCAGCGCGTTTTCCAACGTACAGGACGGCTTCGGCTGGTTTATGGACTACTACAAACGCATCATCGAATGGGCCGCCGTGGTCGAGCGTCTGGCCGGTTTTCAGACGGCCTTGGACGAAGCCGATAAAGCGCAAAGGCAGCCCGAGGCCGCACAGGCGGGGGAACGGCTTTCGGATTCCGCCGCAGGCCGTCTGAAAACGGACGGCGCGGGTTTGCACAAAGACGAAAGCCTAAGGCCGTCTGAAAACAATCTTTCAGACGGCCTTGCGGGCAGCCGGCAGCCTCCGCTGCTCGATACCGCAAACCTCT harbors:
- a CDS encoding ABC transporter ATP-binding protein/permease, with protein sequence MKTIRRFLSLAAPFWWRGNPWANWLLLAAVVGFSLAIVRVGVLITEWNKTFYDALAAFDSRAMPALVLEFLVYIALVTAFVACGNWLRKVLLFRWRTHLTRQFEQNWLGSRKHYRLQLSGEPDNPDQRIAEDIAMLSEKSIDLFKYFIMNAAKLGAFVAILWQLSGVQSFTLAGYSLTVKGYLVWIALAYSAACTLLTHLIGRKLQPLNVERQHREADYRATLLRVRDHAEQIALYRGEAAEQGRLNARFAAIANNWRGLIRREFYLESFSAAYLRLSMFIPIIATLPMYLAQTMSFGDMMKARSAFSNVQDGFGWFMDYYKRIIEWAAVVERLAGFQTALDEADKAQRQPEAAQAGERLSDSAAGRLKTDGAGLHKDESLRPSENNLSDGLAGSRQPPLLDTANLCIHTAAGSPLLQNLTLAAPSAQWLLLDGRSGIGKTTLMRTLAGLWPYYRGSFRLGSPRVLFLPQRPYLPQDSLHNLVCYPDTAPRGANEVQAALEQVGLGRLDTQLHSEDAWHKILSGGEQQRISLARALLARPDILFLDEATNQLDDASAVQLLSLLKRSLPDTLVVGISHQMPVKDLFDRRADLGAFAAEQQPQEAASDKAEAV